CCTCACGCAAACAATGGCGCGCTCCAAGTACACCGTGGCCGTGCTCTTCGCCCTGCTGGCCATGGCGGCGACGCTGCAGCCCTCCGAGGCGAGGGTCCAGCCGACCGCCGCCGCAAACCAAGAAGAAGCCACAGCCACCACCACGGCCAATGGAGGCTCCCCGTCTCTTCCCGGGCTGCCGTTGCCTCAGATCCCCAGCATGCGTAGCCTACCACCGATATTCCGATCCCTATTCCCACCACTGCCCCAGATCCCGGGCCTGCCGCCGCTATTCGGGCCGCTCCCTGGTGGTGCACCGGGCGCCCCTCCATCCCCTGCACTGCCTAGCCTCCCACACCTCCCACTTCCCACCGGCTCGCCAAGCCCGCCGCCGCCAAAGGAGTGCCTCACACCATTGACGAGCATGATACCGTGCATGGACTACCTCACCAACATCACGGTGTTCTCGCCACCGGACGCGTGCTGCGACGGCCTCAAGTCGGTCGTCAGCACCGCGCCGATCTGCCTCTGCCACGGCCTCAACAACAACGGCGGCATGAGCAAGCTCTTCCCCAAGCCCATAGATCCGATCCGCATGATCATCCTCCCGGTTAGGTGTGGCGCCATGATACCCATCCAGACGATCTTCTCCTGCGGCAGTAAGTTACTAACCTTGTTCTGTGTGTTTTTCTTCATATGTGCAGCTTCTTTGAAGGAGATTGATTAACTTGCATTGGTTTTGATTTGTCAGCCCAACCCTTGCCGCCGTTGATGCCTCCTGCCACGACTCCGGCGCCTCACGCTGCTTCCCCCGCGCCATCACCATAGGAGCAAAAGGATGTGCAGATCACCGATGCTTTTGTTAGATTATATATTGTTTAAGTTGGTTTTGTTT
The Triticum dicoccoides isolate Atlit2015 ecotype Zavitan unplaced genomic scaffold, WEW_v2.0 scaffold22101, whole genome shotgun sequence DNA segment above includes these coding regions:
- the LOC119345276 gene encoding vegetative cell wall protein gp1-like, which gives rise to MRSLPPIFRSLFPPLPQIPGLPPLFGPLPGGAPGAPPSPALPSLPHLPLPTGSPSPPPPKECLTPLTSMIPCMDYLTNITVFSPPDACCDGLKSVVSTAPICLCHGLNNNGGMSKLFPKPIDPIRMIILPVRCGAMIPIQTIFSCGTQPLPPLMPPATTPAPHAASPAPSP